The stretch of DNA cgccccctgGTCTCCGTGAGGGCCCTGGAGGGCGATATGGCGACGGACTCCGCCGGCGCCCCGCTGCCGGACGTCCTCCGCGCGCCGATCCGCCCCGACATCGTCCGCTTCGTCCACAAGCTCCTGTCCTGCAACAGCCGCCAGCCCTACGCGGTGTCGCGCCGCGCCGGTCACCAGACCTCCGCGGAGTCCTGGGGAACGGGGCGTGCGGTGTCCCGTATCCCCCGTGTTCCCGGCGGCGGAACCCACCGCGCTGGCCAGGGAGCCTTCGGTAACATGTGCCGTGGCGGACGCATGTTCGCGCCCACCAAGATCTGGCGCCGCTGGCACCGTCGCGTCAACATCCACctccgccgcgtcgccgtcgcctccgccctcgccgccaccgctgtcCCGTCCCTCGTCCTCGCCCGCGGCCACCGCGTGGAGTCCGTCCCCGAGCTCCCGCTCGTCGTCTCCGACTCTGCGGAGTCCATTGAGAAGACGACCCAGGCCATCAAGATCCTCAAGCAGCTCGGTGCATACGCTGATGCTGAGAAGGCCAAGAACTCCGTTGGCATCCGCCCCGGCAAGGGGAAGATGCGCAACCGTCGCTACATCAACCGCAAGGGGCCCCTCATTGTCTACGGCACTGAGGGCTCTAAGATCGTCAAGGCTTTCCGCAACCTCCCAGGTGTTGATGTTGCCAATGTCGAGCGCCTCAACCTACTCGACCTCGCCCCTGGTGGCCACCTTGGCCGGTTTGTGATCTGGACCGAATGCGCGTTCAAGAAGCTTGATGAGGTGTACGGTACCTTCGAGACGCCTTCGGCTAAGAAGAAGGGTTTCGTGCTCCCGAGGCCCAAGATGGCCAACGCTGACCTGTCTAGGCTCATCAACTCTGATGAGGTGCAGTCTGTCGTGAAGCCCATCAACAAGGTGGTTAAGCGCAGGGAGCCTAGGAAGAACCCGCTGAAGAACATGGCCGCTGTGCTCAAGCTGAACCCGTACTTGGGCACTGCGCGCAAGATGGCAGCTCTTGCTGAGGCAGCGCGTGTCAAGGCCAGGAAGGAGAAGTTGGACTCCAAGAGGACCAAGCTCAGCCCAGTATGATATCCCTTTCATACCTTTTCTTTTGCACTATCTCTGTATATAgtttcttagctttttcatACTATGCTACATTTATTGTATGTTATTAGCATTGCATTGTTCTAGTCACTATCATTTCCTTGCCAATGTTGCAGCATTGGATGTTTCACCATTTCATATTCATCCTAATAGAATACTTATTGATTGGTAGCTCAGGGCAGATAGTTTGTTGAGAGCGATAGTGCTTCTCATTGCACTTTCCAAATAGTCTTGATATGCTTGGTTAACATGCACGCAGCTGAACCCTTTAGGATCTGTTGTCATTGATGCAGCTAGACTATCTGTACCTTGCAATTTGTTTGGAATTTGTTAGTTTTGTTAATGAATCAGTTTGTTTGCTCTAATTTGTGGAACATGTGAAACTATCAATGCTCACCGTAGGAATATTTGTGCACTTCTCAATGTTTAAGTTATTGATTTGGTTCTCACATAGTTATTTCTGATTGAGCAAGTTATCACTTCCATTTAATCTCCAGTATATAATATTGGGCATTTTGTATGTAGTTGTATGGTGACCGTGTGCCTGTATTATGTAGTGTCATATGTTTCTCTAAGCCTAGATAGCTTTCTTTAGTTATTAATTTTATTGCCATATAGTATTAACTTGCTATTATAACACCTAAAATGCTATATGTTACAATGTAACTTATTAGTTTAGAATTTGTCGTGTAACCTAGTCTGTTTATTTGCTATAGTTCCTAAAGGTCTGTCCCTTGTTAGAATAAGGTCTTCTCTATTTAGCCACTGTTGGTTTCAGCTTGTAAGGTTGGCAGCTTTTGGGCCAGATTATTGCAATCTGGCTCATGCCAGCTTGCAGATTATCGATTCACAATCTAAAAGTTTAGAAACAGAGCCTCGTAACCTAGCTGTAATATCATGTTAATGGTCTCTATGTATATTAATGTTCCTTTTTCTCAGTAGGATTTTGCTTATCATTGCTGACTTGACTACATTTTGCGGTACCTTAATTCTTGCAATCATAGATTTTTTTGAAGATGTGGACTTAATGGCACATACTTATTCATGTTTGCGGATGTTTTTGTTCATGTCTCTATGCACATAAGTTTCTTTTCTAGGCTTGCAATGGTTTTGTTCTAGGCTTATAATATACGTATTGATGCTCACATATGGGTAGGCTGATGGTGTTAACTGAACTGTGCATCCACCTACTAGATTCATCCCATTCTTATATTTTTGTATTCCATTTGCCATATCATCTCCCCAATTATTGTGAGGGGCATGGTTATTCTGTTTTCATCAGTTCTGAAATCTATAATACTGAAGTGGTGTGCTGATTCCGTGTTTGAAATTTCCTTCTAGGAGGAGGCTTCTAAGGTCAAGGCTGCTGGAAAGGCGTGGTACAAGACCATGATCTCGGACAGCGACTACACAGAGTTTGAGAACTTCTCCAAGTGGCTTGGTGTGACACAGTGATCTTCCAGCCCAAGTCTTCGTAGTTTATCACTGCCACAGTCAGGAATTATGATTTTGTTTGCTATTATCTTATGTCACTTGCTATTGAGATCATCAGACATGGTATCTTGTTTTGGTTTTGGCTTTGGTAGTTGTTTACCGCTGGTCTTTTATTACTTCCAGACTCCTATTATGAGAACAAAGTATATGCGAATTTTGACAGATAATGTGTCTTCGATTGTGGCTGATTTTGCGTTATGCTTTCATGGTTGCAACTTCTTGTTAATAGTAATGTTTCTCGTGCACTTGTTTAGGTGATGGGAGAATGGTCTGTGTCTTTCGAAGTTTGTAGTACCATACGATTGTTCATATGGTTGTATTTCATGTGGTTTGCCAAATCATACAGGACTTGGTTCCTTGCTAATATATGTTTTGAGTCGCCTCCTTTTTGGGCTTGTATTTCTAATAGATGGGATATTTGAAGACTCGTCAAGATTTAAGGCTTATTAACCTTCAACCAGTAGTAAGTAGTTTGTGAAAGCTGCTTGCGGTGGTAGCAAAGCCAATGATCCCTCCACTCTAATTTATTTTGGTGCTTTGCAACGCTATCCAGCTACACTTTCTGCATTTTTTTTCCGACAAAAAGTGGGGTGCTTTTGTGCTTCTCTGAGATGTGGATGTCTCCATCTCGCATCCACTTTAACCCCTCCTGCCAATCCACATTCCATCCTATCCTCTCTTCGTACCCATCAAACTTGACTTCTCTAGGTTTACCGTTTTCATTTTCCAAAACGTAAACCTTGCCGAGATTAGTGAATGCGCATCAAGTGAGAAATAAGTTGGGTAATTCTTATGACAACATTTCATCGCTGTAGAAAAGCTCACAGCTTCTCGTTCAGGCGAGTGCACTTGAAGAGGTAGAAATTTTGTTGTGCAGCCTCGTCGGCCTGGAGCTGGGTTGCTTGCACAAATCAGATCCATTTGTTGTCGCCTCTTAAATTAAGCAAGAGTTGACGTGCATAAACTTGCAACACAGAGGAACATGCCTTGATCCTGCCACCATTTCGTGGTGCTCAAAACGAAAGGAATAGCTATATGAGATTCCAGACTTTTTCGGTAAAGAGACAAGTGTTCGAATATTTTCCATTTTTCGAGGAAGTATCTATACATTTAGCATTTACGCATTAATCTGTACATTTTGCAAGCAACTGCTCCTTTTGGTACGCTTCCTGTGATTTGGACGGTGTAGATGAACGCAGAGGAGTCGTCAGAGTTAGCATTGGGGAACTTGGAATCTGGGTTCGTCAAACTGAAAACTATTTGTGGGATGGTGACACCGGATGAATCCATGAGGTAACAACTAATTTTAAGGTAGCAAGTTCAAGAATaaatttaaaaagaaaagaaaacaggaGCCAAGAACTGAAGTAAAGAACATCCCATGCGCCAAAACATTTGCAAGGCTCGGCTCCTCCAACTCAGGCACCCCGATCGCTTCGTAACCACCTGATTCATCAGTCGCTCCTCCAAGGTTGGTCTCCGATTGGTCTCCAAATTTCTATCCAATTTATTTTTACTACACATGCAATTTTTCTTTGCTATTCTTGGAGTCCGGTGGTGGTAATTTTTTTCAGCTCCTTTTGTCTCCCTTTTTTTCTCTGACCTGAACTGCTGTCCCAGCCAGGCTTTCACCTCGCCGCTTAATCCCAATTGGGTTGGAGCGCAACCCAATTGGGGGTTAATTGGGATTTCTACTCCTGGGCTGCCCGCCCCTCGTGTTCTTGGATTGGGCGACGCGAATCGGCTGGTTTCCTTGCAGGTGAGGACTGACGACTACTCACGGCTATTCGATTTGAATGGATTGGATTGATTCCTTGCGCGTTCGATTCCGCTTTCTTTTCTAGATTGCGCGGTAATAAAATGGATCTTCTAGACTTCCTGTTTCTGAAACCGATTAGAGCTTCTGCTCTTAGTTTCCAGTTCGAAATCCCAATCAGATTTTCTGCATAGTGATGTCTTGATAGGCGTTTCTTCCATGCTGTTCGATCTTTGACGCCCAATGTTCGAGTTGTGTCAGGTTGCAAGTGTTCATAGTTTGATTGATTCTCACTATCGCATTTTAGTTTGGTTTTCTAGCTGGAAATTCCGATCGAGGAATCCGGTTATTCGGACTGAAGGCAAGTTTAGTTGGTAGCTGTTACATGTTCTTTGTTCGTCAAAACTAATCCCCTTTCTTGGAAACTTAGTTTATCGGTCTCGCGTTGATGATCCTTTGCGATACCGTGGTCCAAGTTGGATCCCTTTTATTGTTCCATTAGTGGTATTTCCTCTGTTCATAGATGAATTGATTGGTTCATCCTGCCCCGTATGACGTAGAATTTctttttgaattgttttaaagGTGTCCAATTTGGTAGTTCCTGCTTTGAAATTCCCACCTGAATCCGTGCTGTTAGCTTTGGAATTGAACCTGAATCGTTTTTTTACTGAATTGGAGTTGACTTATCTGTTGAGTCCTTTTTTACTGTAAATGGATGCAACTGATGTAGCTTTTTCCTTGTTTAGATCTCATATGATCTTTTCCACTTGAATTTCTCTCTAGTTTTGGTATCTTGTGGATTTATCTCCTACATCAACATTCCAGTTGTTGGCCCCCATCAGAAGGCGATGTTTACATCTAGGACTGAAGTTAGGAATGTGTTAGGTCACAAAAGAATGAGGGAAACGCATGTGTTTTGTTTTCAGAAGAATGTAGGGGTGATCCCTTTTGGCTTTGGTTTACTTGTTCAGTTGTTCCATGAATTGATGTGTCAGTAATGACCTATTGTCTCCGAATAGATCTTGAACCTTCTTTAACCACGAGCACCAGATGTTTGAGATTACGTTGAAAATCTTGATTCTTGCAATGATTCTGATAGAGAAAACATTGAGCTTGTTGTGATCTATTGATGTTCTCACTGTTAAACTTGACATATGAAGATTTCTGGATTCTGCCTTCCACTCCAGGCCCTCCTTTTATTCTGTTTCTTTGTCTTGATTCGGATGTTTCCACAGTATCATGTTGTTTGGTCCTTGGTATTTGCATCCCACTGAATGGTAATGCAATattctttaatcaactcaaaaCTGATGTCATTAtgctagttttttttaataaaagacTCTTGCTAATATCAATATTGAAAGTAGAATATGAAAGCAATATGTTTTTTATTTGTGTTAAAAATACTTTCAGTAGGTTTCAATAATGCATCACATGGAAGCTGTGCTCGTTTTTTAGGACCACATTAGTACCCGAAATTTATGTGTGACTGAAGGTGTATTCATATAAGATTGAATGTATGTCAGAACACAATGAGTTGCACGAATTCTGCTCTACTTGGATCCAATATTCAGAAACTGATAGTTTTATTACCATGATACCTTTGTGATCTACATCTGTTTTCTTTCCTTGCTCTGGTGCTACGGCATATTCTGACCCTTTCATTTGTGTTGACCCAGCCGCCAGCCTCCTTGGTAGAATCATGAAGCTGAAAAATAGTACAGCGGAGGCTTTTAAGGAGAACAATATGATTTTCACTTCTGAAGGAAATCTCCACTGTAAAAAAGTGCAAGACGATTATGGTGCTAGGCCAAACCGACCAGCTGTAGTTCAGACAAGAAGCAAATGGATTATTGGAGATGTAACTGAGGTTTTGGATCGCAACACATGGAAGCTTGGCAAGATCTTAAAGATGCTAAAGAACAATTACTTTGTTATAAGGCTTGCTGATTGCATCCAACTGAAAGAGTTCCACATATCTAGCTTGAGAATTCCACATACTCTGGAAGCTCCACAGAGCAATCCCTTTCCTGCAGCAGATAAGGTAACAGTCATTTCCTCGGGATGCAAAGTTGCTTTGTTTCGAGTTTACACGTTCATTTCTCTTACATAACCGATAGCCGATAATTCTTGCAAAACTAGTGTTAGGCATTGTTTACTTAGATTTACCTTGCTTGGCTTACAGCAACATCTgcattttgtgattttggtgtcCTCTTAGTTTCATTAGTGTTGGACTATCAATCATCAGGAGTCTTGTAATATTGAGTGATTTATTGATGTTGTTGAAGGGAACACAAACACTCTCACAGACTTCTGTTGTTTCCAGGGAATTATTTATTGTCTACATGATTTATGATCTTTTATTCTCTTTTGGGACCACATTAATGCTATAGGGGTCCATACTCCATTCTTCCTAGGTATAATGTAGAGGATGGACCTGGGAAATCTACCACACCTTGTCCAATATCAGAATTATGTCACTGACAGTAGAGTTGTTATCTTGCTCTCTCTCTATCTGTTCTAAAACAAAACGGAAGTTGTGCTACATTTTAGATGCTACGTTGCTTTGTTGCGATGTGAATCTATCTGCAATTCAGTTGATGCATTTGACCTCACACCTCATTTTGATCATTGAGCCTCCTAAGTTCTGAAATTTGAGGGCCGCAGGAACACTGATGGTGACTACGGCAGCATTGTTACTGACTAGAGCTGCACATTCTGAATGAAACTTGAAGCTTGACGCATTCTGAATGTCTATTACTGACTGGTTACTGATTTGATCCGCGCATTCTGAATGTCTGATTGCAGTAGCAAAGATTTTAAACAAAAATGACTGATGCATGAAGCATTAGACCAACTTTTTCATCTTGTGCATTGGTATGCTTCTCATTCCAACTGGACGATTTTACAAGTTCCCATATCCTTTTCAGGCCACCGGACGCGGCAAACGCCATCCTGCTGATTGCGTCTTGCTTGGCTCAAGAGTTGCGCAGCAAATGGGGAGCAGCGGCAAGAAGAGGAAAGCAGCCGCAGGTGCCTCTCACCATCCGAGCAAAAGAGCACACCCGCGAAAGGTCGCCGTGGCATCCATGGCCGACAGCTACCTGCACAGCTCTTCTCAGGCCATAGAGGACGCCGAATGCTCGGTGGCCAGCTGCAGCGTGAACGACCCGTGCCGCCTGGACAATGGCGGCAACggcagcggccggcgccgccgcggcgcaggcTGCCTCCCTGACGACGCCATGTCCGCGTGCCCGTGCACGTCCGGGGATCGGGAGGAGGCCGCGGTGGACGTGCacgggctggagctggaggcgtACCGGTCGACGATGCGGGCGCTGTACGCGTCGGGGCCCCTGACGTGGGAGCAGGAGGCCCTGCTGACGAACCTGCGCTTGTCCCTCAACATCTCCAACGAGGAGCACCTGCTCCAGCTCCGGCGGCTCATGTCCTCGTGATCGTTGACAGCCACCCTTCTTCACCAGCGTCAGTCAAGTCGTACACGCTGGGTTCGCCGAACCACGTCCTGTTCGATCGAGCTCTTGTTTTATTGTTCTTGCATGCCTGCATGGTTATCCCCTGTCTTGTCTAGTTCAAGTAGAATCCTGTTTTTACCAGTGTCGAGATATGGATCTatacacacacagagagaaaAGTCTGCATCTTTGTCCTGCCTTGTGTATCCTGAATACCTATCTTGCTTGTAAATGCGAACATGTTTACAAGTTTTCCTTCTGACTGAGGAATCATGTTTACAGGTTCTTTACTTTTGTTTCACTGACAGTTGATATATATTTGTCAGTTAGATTTGTTCCAAGTCAAATCTTGTAAGACCACtgttaaaaatattttaaataggAGTTACCTATTATGATATTTTGTTTTCACCATCAACCTAATGATATTGGTTTTATATTATCGATctttataatttttattattaacaatcaaaataaaaaaaaatactttgTCTTGAACACTTTTACGAGTCCAAGCTCCAACGTACGCCCAACAAACGTTTTGGAAGGTCACGGAAGCTCTTGTTGCAATCGTTAGCATGCGACTATCTCTGTTTCGGGAGAAGAGTGATTCAGCGAACACCCAGGCGACAGACACGTACGCACGTGTCGAGAGAAAGCCACCTTCAGCGGCACGCACGCCACGTGCTCCGGCTCGTTGCCAAACGTATCGAGTTGACAGCCGTATAAGGACACCGCCGCACTGTTCCGGTGGGTCTTCCATGCCTCCTTTAGCCTCTCGTCCTCGATCGAATCGTGCAAGCCCAAGAAGAGCAGCGCGCAACGATGCCGGTCCGCCTCGTGACGGCGTCGCTGCTGCCTCCGTGCCGGGCcgtccgcgccgcggcggcgtcggcccgCGCCTTGCGTTCGGGCGGGCGCGGACCGCCGCCTTCCTCCGCGGGGCGCGCCGGCGTGCGCTGCCTCGCCGGAGTCGCCGccacgcccccgccgccggagtTCCCGGGCCAGACGCCAGGGTCGTACCGGCAAATTCGAAGGCCCTGTGCGAAACTATGAACTGGACTCTAGTACCATCGTTGAGCCTGCGAGTGTCCAGTGAAATCCGGAAGGTGGAAGTGCAGACGTGACTTGTGCCGTGCCTGGCGAGCGGTTACAGTGGAAGCGAAAAAGATTGCACTGCGATTTGCAGATTTGATTGAAAGACAATGATCAAGCGGCATATTTCCTCTTCTATGACATATTTGGGCTACAATTTACTTCGTATTGGATCAAAATATAACTAAAACAAAATTTGCTATATAACTATAACTAGTATACTCGTTATATTTTGGGGCCCCTAAAATTTAGGGACCCTGTGCGGTCGCACAGCTCGCACGGGCCTAGATACGGCCCTGCAGACGCCGGCCGAGGTCCCCGGCACGGCCCGCCCGCCGGCAGAGGTCCCCGGCACGGCCCGCCCCCGTAGCCTGGCGTGATCGTGACAATGGCGCGCGTTGAGCCAAACAAGAATCCAACCGAGACATGCTGGTACGGCGCGCGTGATTCACCGACGGCCTGCGGCCGCGCCACGGCATCTCCCAGACtccccggcgcgccgcggcgcatGCTCAGCCAGCTGCTCCCTGGGTTCCGATCGTGCAGGCAAGCCCACCTGATGGGAGACGCTAGCGTATAAGGGCCGTGCAATTGTATCAAGCGTCTGGCAGGCCGTGCCACTCCTGATGGGCTTGTACCACATCAAATTTGTGTGGGCCTAGCGGTTGAAGGCCCGGCGGGCCCGGTCCGGGAAAAAAGCGGAGAGAGAAGCGACGCGCAGTCGGTGGGCTCGGCAAAGTCGGCGAGGATTGAGGGAACTAGGGAAGCGTGGACATGCTGGCGGCGGCACGCGCGGGGACGGAGCGGGTTGGTCGGCGCGTTGCGGAACTCCGAATTTTTGGTGCGCCCTttctgccgccgcgccgccggcgccggcgatcggcatgggggcggcggcgatctcGCTGCCGATGATACAGGTGCGCTCCCTGAACGGATTCCTCCGTCCCAACTTCAATCTCAGCCAGGGGCGCATGCACACTCGGGCcacccgggccatggcccggggttcggcccaaaTTTTGCATGTTTTAGATATTTAATATATCTTTTTCTACATTATCATTGCTACATGTTTTAGATATTTAATAtatctttttcattttgcaGTAGTTTCTACCTCTGGActtggatcaattgctgaagaaagacttggatcaattgctgaagaagaataaatatattactTCGCGATGGCGCTTTTTGTATGTTATCTATCTTTCCGTTTATattttcatgtatcttttgaactgtgagtttgtggacgtctatacttaaaactcggcccggggttcgactcaatcctggttccgccactgATCTCAGCCATGGATGCTCCTCCCTCGAGTTCTAGGTCACGCATATTGGGATCTTAGCTTTTTAGATGAccagacagggagcatgaaTAGTGAGCAAGATGACAATGAAAGTGAGTGTCGAACTCTCTAATAATGATGAGAAAATTCAACCGTTTACACTGTGAAGAGGGCGGGCTacttatacccctagccctcggccaggtttttctaaattgccccctcccaactcatttacagctcactcttaGCCGGCtccggggtaaaattacaaggtgagaggtttacaaatccgaccttctcacgtattcgagGGGTacacaaatccgaccttcttacATATTCACGTTTTACTCACATGTCTGCAACCGACGAAGGTTACAACAACCTTCGGGGAGCTTCGGGAGGTAGAGCCGTGAAGGTTCCAACAACGAGCAATCGGCCACCACCTTCGTTCCCGAGGTTGATCACCTGACCCGAAGGTCCTGGTCTTCGGACGTGTGCTTCTGTGCAACtcttcgtcaccttcggcacgATGGAGGAGGTGTTCTTCGTTCTGAAGGTTTTGTTGTTTGCGCTTGCGCTTCTGGGCAGCCGTCCGTTACCTTCGGGCTACAGAAGGTGGTATCCTTCGGTCCGAAGGTCATGGTTTTTGAGTTTGCGCTTCTTAGTGTTCACCCGATACCTTCGGGTATACTTGGCTCCATCATGTTGTGGCCCTGCAAACAGGTTAGGGAACATTTCCGAGAGTGAGGGCTTGAcacgaaggtccaatccccaacagtagcccctcgagggcgaggtccgaagccgacggTCCGAACCCTTGTTAATGAAAAAGATTGCGCGTAACCTTCGATAAGCTCCCGATGAAAAATGTCTCCCGAATCGTCGGCTGCAACGGTCGATTTTTGTT from Panicum virgatum strain AP13 chromosome 9K, P.virgatum_v5, whole genome shotgun sequence encodes:
- the LOC120649465 gene encoding 60S ribosomal protein L4-1-like, which encodes MAAAARPLVSVRALEGDMATDSAGAPLPDVLRAPIRPDIVRFVHKLLSCNSRQPYAVSRRAGHQTSAESWGTGRAVSRIPRVPGGGTHRAGQGAFGNMCRGGRMFAPTKIWRRWHRRVNIHLRRVAVASALAATAVPSLVLARGHRVESVPELPLVVSDSAESIEKTTQAIKILKQLGAYADAEKAKNSVGIRPGKGKMRNRRYINRKGPLIVYGTEGSKIVKAFRNLPGVDVANVERLNLLDLAPGGHLGRFVIWTECAFKKLDEVYGTFETPSAKKKGFVLPRPKMANADLSRLINSDEVQSVVKPINKVVKRREPRKNPLKNMAAVLKLNPYLGTARKMAALAEAARVKARKEKLDSKRTKLSPEEASKVKAAGKAWYKTMISDSDYTEFENFSKWLGVTQ
- the LOC120649467 gene encoding uncharacterized protein LOC120649467, which gives rise to MKLKNSTAEAFKENNMIFTSEGNLHCKKVQDDYGARPNRPAVVQTRSKWIIGDVTEVLDRNTWKLGKILKMLKNNYFVIRLADCIQLKEFHISSLRIPHTLEAPQSNPFPAADKATGRGKRHPADCVLLGSRVAQQMGSSGKKRKAAAGASHHPSKRAHPRKVAVASMADSYLHSSSQAIEDAECSVASCSVNDPCRLDNGGNGSGRRRRGAGCLPDDAMSACPCTSGDREEAAVDVHGLELEAYRSTMRALYASGPLTWEQEALLTNLRLSLNISNEEHLLQLRRLMSS